In a genomic window of Streptomyces sp. NBC_01231:
- a CDS encoding phosphatidylserine decarboxylase, with the protein MPHSQTSAPRDSLAGVRLARGASPWLLPTVATAALSLARSRRSGAAKAVAVPATALAAGMLWFFRDPEREITQGRVISPADGVVQSIMPWKDGRTRVAIFMSPLNVHVNRAPLSGTVTSVEHIPGGFVPAFNKESENNERVVWHFDTELGDIEMIQIAGAVARRIVPYVPQGTKVEQGDRVGLIRFGSRVDIYLPEGVEVAVEVGQKTVAGVTRIDRD; encoded by the coding sequence ATGCCCCACAGCCAAACCTCTGCACCTCGCGACAGCCTGGCAGGCGTACGCCTGGCGCGCGGAGCCTCGCCGTGGCTTCTCCCGACCGTCGCCACCGCAGCCCTCAGCCTGGCCAGGTCCCGCCGCTCCGGCGCGGCCAAGGCCGTGGCCGTGCCCGCCACCGCGCTCGCGGCGGGCATGCTGTGGTTCTTCCGTGACCCCGAGCGCGAGATCACCCAGGGCCGGGTCATCTCGCCCGCCGACGGTGTGGTGCAGAGCATCATGCCGTGGAAGGACGGCCGCACCCGCGTCGCGATCTTCATGAGCCCGCTCAACGTCCACGTCAACCGGGCGCCGCTCTCCGGCACGGTGACGTCGGTCGAGCACATCCCGGGTGGGTTCGTTCCGGCGTTCAACAAGGAGAGCGAGAACAACGAGCGCGTCGTCTGGCACTTCGACACCGAACTCGGTGACATCGAGATGATCCAGATCGCCGGCGCGGTGGCCCGTCGTATCGTCCCGTACGTGCCCCAGGGCACCAAGGTCGAGCAGGGCGACCGGGTCGGGCTGATCCGCTTCGGCTCTCGTGTCGACATCTACCTGCCCGAGGGCGTGGAGGTCGCGGTAGAGGTGGGCCAGAAGACTGTGGCTGGGGTGACTCGCATTGACCGTGATTGA
- a CDS encoding acyl-CoA dehydrogenase family protein, whose product MARLAQTAGLTDIQQEILSTVRGFVDKEIIPVATELEHRDEYPQQIVDGLKELGLFGLMIPEEYGGLGESLLTYALCVEEIARGWMSVSGIINTHFIVAYMLKQHGTQEQKEHFLPRMAAGDIRGAFSMSEPALGSDVSAITSKAVQDGDEYVLNGQKMWLTNGGTSNLVAVLVRSDEGHPEGTAPHKSMTTFLVEKEPGFGEVRPGLTIPGKIDKMGYKGVDTTELIMDGLRIPADRVLGGTTGRGFYQMMDGVEVGRVNVAARGCGVAQRAFELGVSYAQQRHTFGKAIAQHQAIQFKLAEMATKVEAAHAMMVNAARKKDSGERNDLEAGMAKYLASEYCKEVVEDAFRIHGGYGFSKEYEIERLYREAPMLLIGEGTAEIQKMIIGRRLLEEYRLQG is encoded by the coding sequence ATGGCGCGACTCGCCCAGACCGCCGGTCTGACCGACATCCAGCAGGAGATCCTGTCCACCGTCCGCGGCTTCGTGGACAAGGAGATCATCCCGGTCGCGACCGAGCTGGAGCACCGCGACGAGTACCCGCAGCAGATCGTGGACGGGCTCAAGGAGTTGGGCCTGTTCGGGCTGATGATCCCCGAGGAGTACGGCGGTCTCGGCGAGTCGCTCCTGACGTACGCGCTGTGCGTGGAGGAGATCGCCCGCGGCTGGATGTCGGTGTCCGGCATCATCAACACCCACTTCATCGTGGCGTACATGCTCAAGCAGCACGGAACGCAGGAGCAGAAGGAGCACTTCCTGCCGAGGATGGCGGCCGGTGACATCCGCGGCGCCTTCTCGATGTCGGAGCCGGCCCTGGGTTCGGACGTCTCGGCGATCACGTCCAAGGCGGTCCAGGACGGCGACGAGTACGTCCTGAACGGCCAGAAGATGTGGCTCACCAACGGCGGTACGTCGAATCTGGTCGCCGTTCTCGTCCGAAGTGACGAAGGACACCCGGAGGGGACCGCGCCCCACAAGTCGATGACGACCTTCCTGGTCGAGAAGGAGCCCGGCTTCGGAGAGGTCCGCCCCGGCCTCACCATCCCCGGGAAGATCGACAAGATGGGCTACAAGGGTGTCGACACCACCGAGCTCATCATGGACGGCCTGCGCATTCCGGCCGATCGGGTGCTCGGCGGCACCACCGGCCGAGGTTTTTACCAAATGATGGACGGCGTAGAGGTCGGCCGCGTCAACGTGGCGGCACGTGGCTGCGGCGTCGCCCAGCGTGCCTTCGAGCTGGGTGTCTCGTATGCCCAGCAGCGACACACCTTCGGCAAGGCGATCGCCCAGCACCAGGCCATCCAGTTCAAACTGGCCGAGATGGCTACCAAGGTCGAGGCAGCCCATGCGATGATGGTGAACGCGGCTCGCAAAAAGGACTCCGGCGAACGTAACGACCTTGAGGCAGGGATGGCGAAGTACCTCGCCTCCGAGTACTGCAAGGAGGTCGTCGAGGACGCATTCCGGATCCACGGCGGCTACGGCTTCTCCAAGGAGTACGAGATCGAGCGCCTCTACCGTGAGGCTCCGATGCTGCTGATCGGTGAAGGTACCGCCGAGATCCAAAAAATGATCATCGGTCGCAGGCTGCTCGAAGAGTATCGGCTGCAGGGCTAG
- a CDS encoding MaoC family dehydratase, with the protein MQFGRTYEEFEVGATYKHWPGKTVTEYDDHLFCLLTMNHHPLHMDTNYAEKTTDFGKNVVVGNYIYSLLLGMSVPDVSGKAIANLEIESLKHVAPTFHGDTIYGQTTVLDKWPSKSKNDRGIVHVETKGYKQDGTLVCVFRRKVMVPTETYTKERGGEQPGRPELSEQEK; encoded by the coding sequence ATGCAGTTCGGGCGCACCTACGAGGAGTTCGAGGTCGGGGCGACGTACAAGCACTGGCCGGGAAAGACGGTCACGGAGTACGACGACCACCTCTTCTGTCTCCTCACCATGAACCACCACCCGCTCCACATGGACACCAACTACGCGGAGAAGACGACGGACTTCGGCAAGAACGTCGTCGTCGGGAACTACATCTACTCGCTGCTGCTCGGCATGTCCGTGCCGGACGTCTCCGGCAAGGCGATCGCCAACCTGGAGATCGAGTCGCTCAAGCACGTGGCGCCCACCTTCCACGGCGACACGATCTACGGCCAGACGACCGTGCTCGACAAGTGGCCGTCGAAGTCGAAGAACGACCGCGGCATCGTCCATGTCGAGACCAAGGGCTACAAGCAGGACGGCACGCTGGTCTGCGTGTTCCGCCGCAAGGTCATGGTGCCCACCGAGACGTACACCAAGGAGCGCGGCGGCGAGCAGCCCGGCCGCCCCGAGCTCAGCGAGCAGGAGAAGTAG
- a CDS encoding CoA ester lyase, which translates to MTVNRLRPRRSCLAVPGSNPRFLEKAQGLPADQVFLDLEDACAPLAKPEARHTIVKFLNEGDWTGKTRVVRVNDWTTEWTYRDVVTVVEGAGPNLDCIMLPKVQDAQQVVALDLLLTQIEKTMGFEVGKIGIEAQIENAQGLNNVNEIAQASPRVETIIFGPADFMASINMKSLVVGEQPPGYPADAYHYILMKILMAARANNLQAIDGPYLQIRNIDGYREVAGRAAALGFDGKWVLHPGQVEASNEIFSPSQEDYDHAELILDAYDYYTSEAGGKKGSAMLGDEMIDEASRKMALVISGKGRAAGMQRTSKFEIPTD; encoded by the coding sequence ATGACAGTCAACCGTCTTCGTCCACGGCGCTCCTGCCTCGCCGTGCCGGGCAGCAACCCCCGCTTCCTGGAGAAGGCACAGGGCCTCCCCGCCGACCAGGTCTTCCTGGACCTGGAGGACGCGTGCGCGCCGCTCGCCAAGCCCGAGGCGCGGCACACCATCGTCAAGTTCCTCAACGAGGGCGACTGGACGGGCAAGACGCGGGTCGTACGCGTCAACGACTGGACGACCGAGTGGACGTACCGGGATGTCGTCACGGTCGTCGAGGGCGCCGGCCCCAACCTCGACTGCATCATGCTGCCGAAGGTGCAGGACGCCCAGCAGGTCGTGGCCCTCGACCTCCTGCTGACCCAGATCGAGAAGACCATGGGCTTCGAGGTCGGCAAGATCGGCATCGAGGCGCAGATCGAGAACGCGCAGGGCCTCAACAACGTCAACGAGATCGCGCAGGCGTCGCCGCGCGTCGAGACGATCATCTTCGGTCCGGCCGACTTCATGGCGTCGATCAACATGAAGTCCCTCGTCGTGGGCGAGCAGCCGCCCGGCTACCCGGCGGACGCCTACCACTACATCCTGATGAAGATCCTGATGGCCGCCCGCGCCAACAACCTCCAGGCGATCGACGGCCCCTACCTCCAGATCCGCAACATCGACGGCTACCGCGAGGTCGCGGGCCGCGCCGCCGCGCTCGGCTTCGACGGCAAGTGGGTGCTGCACCCGGGCCAGGTCGAGGCGTCCAACGAGATCTTCTCGCCCTCGCAGGAGGACTACGACCACGCCGAGCTGATCCTGGACGCGTACGACTACTACACCTCCGAGGCGGGCGGCAAGAAGGGCTCGGCGATGCTCGGCGACGAGATGATCGACGAGGCCAGCCGCAAGATGGCCCTGGTCATCTCCGGCAAGGGGCGCGCCGCCGGCATGCAGCGCACCAGCAAGTTCGAGATCCCCACCGACTAG